The window TGGCCTTTATTAAAATCTAGAAGAATGCAGATGCACAAAGCAACACAATGCAGACTGATTATTTTCAGAGTCAAGCTGCACAAAGAAAACAGAACAAATTATTTAGCTTGCTCTGGCTCCAAACAGTCCTCTTATTGGACATTCACAGGCTGTTTCCAGCGGCGTTCAAACCGCAACTCCGTTTCTCAAGCAGAGGTGGTAAAGCAGAGATctctgttctggtaggaatgaatgttgagaagcatatacagtggtgcctcgcataacgaacgcctcgcacagcgaacgctgcgcacaacgaacttcatgtcttgcttcccacaacgaacttcgtttcacacaacgaagtcgcccgagctgcatccttccgcgcaggcaccgcgcttaactgccctctctccgcctggctccctgtgaaaCAAGCACTGGCGCTACAGCCGACACCCCGCCGAGAAGAGAAAGTGATGTCGGCAGGGAAAGAAGCACGGTATCAAGCAGCTGTGGGTCCTGCACCGCTGATGCGGCTGCATCCACTGAGAGAGCCAGCGAAACTGAATGCACATCATTCGGGCGGGAAAATGCCAACTCAACCGGCGCCATTACTACATCTTCCCCCGAAGCGTCCACATACCCTGCAGCGCAtaaccccgatggtgtttgctGCTTCCCACACCGGAAACAACTTTTAACCACCTCTGCTGCCATGTTACTGcaccgaaaaagagaaaaaactaacaccacagaacatgaaaaccaccgggccaaccaaaaataagccaagaaaaaaaaagtgaacagttaagtcccagtttttgccgctgagactctgccctctctcactgtaaaattagactctacttagtctgtctttaaatttaaaaaatgtgtgttgttttaaaaaacaattatgtttttagatgtatctaaataaaaataataacaaaaaatttatctttttttatgtcatcttagcatattttatgctacagaacgaattattttttttaacatgtattgcaggggtgcccaacgcgtcgatcgcgatcgacaggtcgctcgctcaggcgaccccagtcgatcgcagaacgggttcccttctcttttttcccctcctgactggcccgctcctgaattctgctgctgcctccgctgctcaacattaaaaaaaaacaaacaaaaaaaggcttggagaacttatgctccgggggctaacatgtgcttgtaccggcttccctctgaaaccggaagttatgtccggggagggggagggggtaagaagggaagccggcacgcacatgttagagccctgttcgcgggctaaagcgggagacaggtcagtgaagcttgcgatttgctcttcttgctgccaagtcctgcctactttctgtttcctcaaaggcaggacccggcagcatttttcccaaaatgtcgatcttgggccgatcagccttcctcttcccgacctcaattgtgccgtcggagaggaagttctggccagcggaacttcctctccgacggcaaaattgacgtcggggagaggaatgctggtgggcccgaagcaaggagagcttggccggcggcgggcggctttgggggcctgttatccgatggcagcggcagaagcagtggcttgtgggtgggcagggagggagaaagagggcaggcagggagacagaaggaaagaagagaaacagaaaaaaagaatgggggcatgaagagagaaagaaagagagggcagggagagaagaagaaaacgttggggggggggaatgaggtcaggaggagaggaagcatacagactaaaagaagggaagaaagattggatgcacagtcagaagaagaaagtgcaaccagagactcatgaaatcaccagacaaggtagaaaaaatgattttattttaaatttagtgatcaaaatgtgtctgaatttatatctgctctctatattttacaatatggtccccttttactaaaccgcaatagaggtttttagtgcagggagcctttgagcatcgagagcagcgctgggcattcagcgcagctccctgcgctaaaaactgctatcgtggtttagtaaaaagggagggggtgggtatttgtctatttttgtatggttgttactgaggtgacagtgcatagagtcatctcctttgacctctttgaaaaaaccccagaataggaatgataattaacaattgtatgcgtacagtgtgcgttgtatttttttttttaaattttattgttggtagatcattttgacttggtcattttaaaagtagctcgcaagcccaaaaagtgtgggcacccctgatgtattgttatgggaaaacgcttttcacataacgaacttttcgcataacaaacttgctcctggaaccaattaagttcgttgtgtgaggcaccactgtattgtagtttaattttgtggttaaccattatgcattgttaataagattatattgtgtgtatactgtatatgaaaaaattaataaataaaatggcattacaattagttctACTATGGGGtgggggtcaggggcggagcttgaaTTGACTCCCTAGTCATTAGAAGTAGTATAAAAGCTCTCAATAaatatataccccccccccccaatatcgaATTCCACCGCTCGCTCTCTCTCTTATTTCCTGATTCAACTGCGTGTACCTTTCATCGCTAGAAGCAGCCCGACCCAAACCCCAGACGCCCAATCAAGCGCTCCAGTCATCTGCAACTGCCCAATAGAGCGCAGGGGGCGGGGCGACGGGCTTCCAGGAAGTAAAAGACtttctgcagcagcagcagcgctaGGAGTAGTCCGAAAAACGCAGGCGAAGTCCTGTTCAATCAGGAGATTAAACTAGCACAAGGTGAGATTCTCTTTTGACATATCGCAGGGCAGCACTTAGTTGTCTTTCTCGCCAGTGAGATCCCACCCTCACCTTTTATGGCTCCATTTTATCGCGATATTATTCCGATATAAGGGTACAATATCCCGATATGGCAACAGGCGAGCAGTTTTTAGTCAAATATATttacgggttttttttttaagtggctgTTTTGTGGCGCTCATTTCTAGAGTTATCTCCGTTTTATGAACTTATGTAACTTGTAAACTAAATAGCGAGAATAAAAGGCTGTTTGAAGGTCTGGAGTGTCCTAAGAATTGTGCGTAGGAGATCCTTGCTGTATTGGACATAGTTGGACGTGTGGTTTTTGGAACCAGGAAGTGCAATTTGTGTTGATTGAAAAAGAGAAGGAGTAGCAAAgctgagaaggggggggggggggagagagacaaatgACGGAAGACAGAGCAAAAGAACAAGAAGGTGAAGATAGAGGATAACTCAGacataataaacataataaatgtGAAGAGCTAAGGATTTAACTCGGACAAAAAATATCCATTAATGCAAAACATATAAAATACAAAAGCAAATCATTAATTTCAAacattatttaattaaaaaatcgatcagaaagagaaaaatcatAATTAAAACAGCCTACCAGTTTGTCATTAGAACTTAAGATGTCATACCCAAGGTCCATTTAGACAGctgtatttattcattcaatttttttagcccatcctcccaaaggagttcagaacaggttacaaatcaggtactcaaggggcctcacagtctgtctaatgtaccttgggtcacaagaagcagtgtggggtttgaacccacaacctcagggtgctgaggccatagctctaaccactatggcACACTCTGTGCCCAAACCAGCTCATAAGTACCTAGCAGAATCCCAAGAAGTAGCAAGATTCTTGCTCTCCCGTCTctacctccaggaacttatccaaactttttttttaaaaactcaagCTATGATAACTTGTCTTACCGCATCCCCTGGCAATTGTTAGAAGATAACAAGCAAAAAAACAGGGAAATATCACTGAGCCTAGCATACAACACCAATGTTTTGAAGTTCTGTTGCTGCTTTGGGATAAAAAGGTCCAGCAGTGTTCTCCTTAAGATGCTTGTATAGAAAGTGGAACATTTCTTGAACATGAATGTACATTTTCTTCCTTGTGCCATATGATATTGGGGTTGAAAACTACTTGAACCTCAGGCCTTTTGTATCCCCACCTCACCTGttctttgtattttccttttgtatttcggAGCCCGTATTCTGTGCTGTTCTAGAACACATCTATTTGCTTTGGCAGTCTTGAATTCTTCATTTTAGTTATTCTAACCAGGGACAGCTTAATCATTAGGCTAGTAGTCTTTACTTCTAGTTCTCAAGGtctacttaggggtccttttactaaggtgcgctaactgatttagcgcacactaatgattaacatgcgctaaatgctaacgcgtccataggatataatgtaaactgtttgaagcttccttgggagaacagtatagaaaatttaataaataaatagtagtaacttATTTATATGCATATCTCTTTCTTGCATAATTAGGAATATCCTGACCTGTTGGTGGCACTTGAATATTGGGAATGAATACCAGGGTATTAGATAGACTAGGCAATTGCCTACAGTGACAAAAAGAGTAGCTGCAGTCAACGCTTGAATATTGGGAATGAATACCAGGGTATTAGACAGACTAAGCCCACATTATCCCTTGAACTCATTCAATATTCCAGTAGGAATCTAGACTTACAGATTTATTATAGGAAGTTTTTTGGAAAGTTATCTCCTATTCCTTTTGTAGTATTTCCTCATAAATATTTTGCAGTAGCTTGGCTCATGGGTCCTCGAAATAATGGACTAATTGTATAAATTGTAGTATTCTTGTCTTTCTTATTGTATATATTCCTGTTACTAGATGGGATTTAGTTTatgattttcttttcaaagatggcTTTCTGTTGCACAAGTTGAAAATGAACAGGACTTTTTAAAATCATTATGTAGAGTGCTAGAGAAGTTGCAGGGAGTTATAGAAAGTACTCTTGCCTAGTTCTAGAGCCAAGGCAGAAAAGCAATCTTAGGCCATTACATCGAATTCTTTACAGACAGCACAGTGATCATTTGGGTCTGATTAATTTTTCCTGTGTTTATTTTTAGGTGAACAAACTATCCACTTCACCAGCTGAAGAATGTGGAACCCCAACACAGTTGGTATGTGGATGGTCTACAGTGCGTTCTGTTCTTTTGTAATTATATTACCTAATAGATTGTTTACGCTTTTAAAAAGTTTCAGAGGCTCTTGGTCAGGGACAGTCACTGGAAAATCTGGACTATATGAAAGTAGTGAGGGGGGTTACAAATGGGGAACAGGATGACCACTTGATAAGTCCAAAGGAAGGCTCCAGGAGAGGCCTGAATGTAGAGGAAGCATGGGAATAAACCCTAATAAGTTTTTAATAAGTAAGTGATGATAGTCATTAACAGATAAAAGCACCTGGACCCCACCTGTTCTGATCAGATGGTCACTGTTTCATTGCAGATCTGTTCACTGTCTTTGATCCTCTCTTTCCTAATGTTTCCTACTTTCTTCAGGCTTGTCCCTTGCCTACTCAGTTTCTGCCATTGTTCTGATTTGGTGCTACTCTTGCTGGCATGAAATTCCAGGCACTGCTTGTTTCAGCAACAAAGTATTTTCTCGTAACCTCTCTTAAAGGTTCATCTTGTCCTTGGGATTATTTTGGGTTGGAAAATTATGTCCTATATTGGGAGCAGTTGAACAGAACACCTTTCTGGTTGGTTTGACCCATCCAATCTTCAACCCTGCTGCTAGGCTATTTGCTGATGCTGTGTTTTGAAAATATTGGAGGGGCCATGGCCCCAGTAGCCCACCCCATTCCTCTACCTATTTTACCTTACACAGAGGCCTTCTAGCTGGTAAGTAGAGCAAACTGTTTTGAGTACTAGCAGCAGTCAGAGTGTAGTGAACAAAAACAGTTCCTTAACCAGCTAACATCTTAGGAGTGTATTTATCAACATGGGCCTCTCTTAAGATGATTTATTTTACCACTGAGTCATGCTGTTTTTATCACAGATCCCATTTTAtccaatgagacctagttacaaATAACTTAGATTAACATTAGACTTAACACGTCTTAACATTAGCCCAcgttgataacttccctccttaCTCTTGGACTGGTTACTTTCCTCTGTGTGGAACAATATTTAGGCAGATGATATTAAAGTTTATATGAATGATAGCCACCGGTGTACTCCCTCATGCAACATTTTTACCATCTCAAAGaactcttgcattttttagcatccCTCTATATACGTGCATGGGGCTTTATGGGGTAACTTTCAAACTGATTGATGAGTGCAAAGTATCCACAGACTTTCTACCTAGTTTTCAAAGAGAAAACACATATGTACTTCTGAAAACTGCCATGGGTATGAAGTACCTACAGACTTCTGAACCTGCTTTTTCTGCAGGTAAAGTTTCTATGGGAAAATAACATAAATATCAAAATTTAAAATCtacgatagaaacatagaaacatgacggcagataaaggccaaatggcccatctagtctgcccatccgcagtaaccattatctctttctctctccgagagatcccacgtgcctactatcccaggccctcttgaattcagacagtatTATGTTGTGGGAATACTTTGCAGCAGCAATGGCAGAGAAGCTTATGAAGGTTGAGGGGGAATATGGCTggtggaacaaattgtctgatCCTGGAGGAGAATCAATTTCAGACTGACACAGATCTGAGATTCAGGAGAAGATTTTATCTTCCAGCAGAACAGTGATCCTGTGCATAAAGCTTGTTGTCCCTGCCAGCCAGCGTGGATCCTTGATATGGGAAAGGAGGTTGCAAGATCAAAGAAACGAGAGAGTGCACAGGAGCTCAGGTCTAGGTGGCAGGAGATATGCTTCTCAACTCTACAGAGAGAGCCATCACAATTGCTGGGATCCCACAGTCCATTACAGAGTGTGTCAAGCAGATCTGTGTTATCATGCTGGAGGTTGACGTGGGGTGCACATAGCTGTCTTGATGATGTATCTTCAGCGTttcaagaaaacatcaaatgtTCAAGTTGTTGCTTGCCGTGTTGGTTTTGACCAGTACTTCTTTGTGTACTTCTAAGCACCCAGTGCTGGCTAATGCTACATACAGCATGTTGAGTTAGATGGACCTGCAGTCTTATCAATACAGTAAAGCAAAGTGGAGTGTTTCAGCAAGAAGAAAATGAATGTTTGTGAATGGCCAGTATAAAACCTGAACCTGAATCTAATAGAAAATTGGTGGCAAGACTTGAGATAGACCAAAGGGGATCCTCCagccaattttatttattttgacattttgttGAAGCTTGAGCAAGTCTGCCAGGTGAGTGGGCAAAGCAGAACAAAAAATGGGTCATAGGTTGAATGAACCACAACAAAGGATGGGTCCTAGATTATATATTTTGAAGATACAGACTTAGCTTTTTAACGTAGGGGCCTATTTATTCAAATTCAGTTTCAAATATTACTTCACAATTATCTATTACAGTGGTCATTTTGAGGGGGAGTATGTGGAAATGGTGTTCCCATGGTTAGCAAGGTGGTGGAATACTTGGGAATGGTGTTCGCCTTGTTAAAGGTCTAAAGCAccaatgcacaaaaggtttcTTTGCAAGTAAgaccagcaggggaagccccgatcagctgatcatggctccagagctggcaggggaagccaggaatcagctgggagggaaggagaacagcattggggtttttttgtttgttttttaggaggaggagctgtgctagCAATTTCTCTTCTAagcaagcaccaggcacagttcctccccttttTACTGGTGCTGCTCCGAATGAATAGCATGCTTATCATTTGCATGCTATTCGTGCTGAGCATCATCCTTTGGGGAAAAATTGTTCCTGCCACAATAATTTTTACCGTGGCATCGGAGTGTTGTGCATCAGTCCCTAAGACTTGAAGTAGTGCAGTTTCTGATACTGTTATAATGAAATTGCATCCTTGACTCCAGATGTTAAGTCTAGTTTGCATTGAAAGGTATGAGAAATCTATGTGATTATTGTGATAATAGATAACCCCATCTGAGCTATCACATATTTGTTATGTAAACAGAGGGAGGATCCCTGGAGGAAAGATTACAAGGAAACGTGACTGCAGTGAATGGGGGTAGCGTAGTTTAAGACTACATATAtagaagcagtggttcccaaacctgtcctggaggaccaccaggccagtcgggttttcaggatagtcctaatgaatatgcatgagagaggtgcatataatggaggtgccaggcatgcaaatctgctccatgcaaattcattagggctaacctgaaaacccgaccggcctggaggtcctccaggacaggtttgggaaccactgtatagAAGCAATCTGGAGTGCGTGTGACTCTGCAGACAATGCAAGCTCAAGTATGAGAGGAAAGTGGGTTAATGAAGGAATGCAAACATATTATCATTTTCTAGTATGTAGGCCTATATCAGTACTGCAGCTGAGGGGTGGACTGCATGAATTCTAGATGCCGCTAAGGACACAATCCAACATTTATATCCTCCAGCATTGacataggccaggggtaggcaattccggtcctcaagagccggagccaggtcaggttttcaggatatccacaatgaatatgtatgagatggatttgcatgcactacctccttgagatgcaaatctatctcatgcatatttattgtggatatcctaaaaacctgacctggctccggctctcgaggaccagaattgcctacccctgacatagGCTAAGAGATGTGTTCTTAGTTTTCAGTTTGTAATGCTTGTAACTTTCTAGTCTGTAAAGTCTGTAGATGTCTGCAATATTTTGACTAATAGTCCTAGGCAGTAGGCCTATGTTCAACTAGTAAACTAATATTTGTTCTTGGGTTGGCTTGACTGTGACATGATACTGTGCCTTCTCAGAGGACAAGCAGGCCTTCCTATTCTCATATCTGGATTACGTTATTTGATGGCGCCCGTTAGTAAGTTATAGTTAGAAGTTTCTAGCAGTGCCGCACTGCACATGCAAGGGTTGATCAGTCTTTGTTTTTCCATGGAGCAAAAAGGACGCATCTCAGTGCTTCTTCATGAACTTCATAGTGCCTTCCCATTTGGGGATTTTTGATTTATTTCTTCATGTTTAAAAGAATTTTGAAAAGATGGACTTGGTGGAAAATCCACTTCTTAtacctgggataagcagcatagaatgtATTGctcttttgggatcctgccagttATGTATGACCTgaattgtccactgttggaaacaagatgctgaacttgatggacctttggtctgtccctatACAACAATGTTTATGTACTTATAACTTATTCAATCAAGACTTCTTGGTTTCTTCCGTACTCTACACTTTAAGCATGAAAAAAAACTATTACTGTATATTGGGTAGACTAGTGAAACAAATTTCTATTTTAATGCATTTTCAGTGAAAAATTGTGCAAGAGTGGAAGATTTTTACACCTATTGATGCATTATTGCATTATGATCTTGTATAATATGATGGGTTTTTACATTGTGGATAGGATGGGCAACATAAAAATTGAAAGAATAAATCGTGTGTCTGTGTGTTTGACCAGATAAAATTGGCTATCACTATGCAAATTGTCCTGTATAATCAATGAATTGTCAGTGTGTCTTTACTGACtgttttctcttcttattttcttttacagGACCTCCAGGTTCTTGCCCTGGAGGAGCTTTTCCCTCTAATCCTGCTTTCCCACCAGACAGTAACCCTGCTTACCCTCCCACAGCTAATCCTGGCTTCCCCCCAGGCACTATGCCTATGGGTCCTTACCCTGTACCACCAGCTGGCATGCCAGGGCAGCCCATTTATCCTCCAGGGAATGCCATTCAACCTCCCTTCTCTGGGCATCAGCAGCCTGGCTTCCCAGTGCCCCCTATAGGCCCCCACCCCCCAGGCATGCCAGGGCACCCTATTCCAGGATGCATTGGAGTGAACCCCCTCATGCCAGGGGCAGTAATTGCAGGACACAAGATGAACAAGAAGATGAAAAAGGCTCACAAAGCGCATAAGCCTCATAAGCTGCATAAACATCACAAGCATGGAAAGGTCAGTGTGGAGCAGAGGTCATGTGTATGTGAAATGCAAGGGTTGGGTGAATGCGCATGAGGTGTAGGGGTCACAAAGAGGTGAATGTGATCATAgggtcagtggcatagcgagggtgggaggtgcctgaGGCAACCCCACCCTCTTTCCCACCCCTCTCACCACCacatctgccccttcccttcccctacaCCTCTTTAACTtacccagtgtgagcagcatttcCAACTTGCTTCTCATGCTGGCCttgactttccctctgacatcacttcctggtcccacaaccaggatgtgacgtcggagggagagctgaggctggcttgagcagcaggctggagctgCTGCTCACGCTAGTGAAAAgctggggagcagagaagaggagaggtgccatcGCCGTGGGCATACTGCTCCCTTCCTTACCTCTGGGAGGGGGTGTGCAAAAAATGAGGAGTGTAAAActcggacatgtccttttttttttttttttttttttttaagagaactGACCAGGCAGGCATCTGGACGGGTTTTTTAAATTGTGGAATCTGTCTGGGTTTGGCAAGGAATCCGGTGGCTCTCACCTCTCGGCTGCAATTCTGTTTTCTTCAAGCCACTGGCAGCTCAGCGATGTGAGCCTGCTGCTGTCGGCCTACCCCGGAAGCTGCCTGTCTGCAGGTCCCGCCTTCACGGGataggaagttgctgcagaaagGCGGCTTCCGGGGCAGGATGAAGACAGCAGGCTCACGTCACTAGTTGCTAGCGGCCTGAAGAAATAGAATTGCAGCGCCAAGGAGGTAAGAGGAAGAAAGCCACTGGAATCCTTGTAAGCCAACCCTGCCAAACTAGCTTCTGGGGAACTGAACCAGGGGTGGGGTGAGGGCAGAGTCAGGATGGATGTGGACGGGGTTATGTGTCCTCTGTTTTTTTTAAGGCCAAAAATATGGTAAGGTACTATTTGTAGTATCTATGGCTGAGATTTTATATGAGTACTCAAATCACAAAAGTATGAATGCATTtagtgaatctctttataaagacAGTTGTTAAATCCAAATGAATACATAAGTTGTATGGGCTACAAAAAGGTGCATATGTAGTGCACTTTGCAAGAGACACCAGCATGGGATTTAGTATTTAAAGGGAGACAAGTATAGGATTTAGAGATCAACAGGCAGGGGTTTCAAAGGTCACATTGGAGTGATTGCATGAGTATCATAGATCAGTGTAGAATGCAGGAGTTTAAAGATATAAGTACTGGGGGTTACTGTAAGGTAAGCAAATGTGATGGCATGGGGGTAAAGATGCTACAGTTGAAGTGGGTTCTGAATTTCAGTAGGTTTCAAGAAAAGATAAATTGGTGGAAACTTAATAGAAAGGAATGTCTGCATACATACTTGCCCAGATACCTCCAGGAATTGCTTTAAATCTGTATTATTACATCCACACCGAAGTCTGTAAAGTAGGTGTTCAATCTGTACCTGCGAATTGGGTCTTGCAGATAGACACACACATTGTTTTCTGCTCCTCCTACTTAGCAGAGGAACACAGAGCCtccaacagttttttttttttttctgcaagcgaTCTGtgcagaagtgtttctgctctgcttatttatt is drawn from Geotrypetes seraphini chromosome 3, aGeoSer1.1, whole genome shotgun sequence and contains these coding sequences:
- the PRR13 gene encoding proline-rich protein 13, with product MWNPNTVGPPGSCPGGAFPSNPAFPPDSNPAYPPTANPGFPPGTMPMGPYPVPPAGMPGQPIYPPGNAIQPPFSGHQQPGFPVPPIGPHPPGMPGHPIPGCIGVNPLMPGAVIAGHKMNKKMKKAHKAHKPHKLHKHHKHGKHSSSSSSSSSSSSSDSD